DNA from Diabrotica virgifera virgifera chromosome 10, PGI_DIABVI_V3a:
GAGTCACTCTTTATTTATTCCTTCAGATCTTTTGTAGGTTGGTTAGCACCTTCGTCTGCTACTGGCTGCTCAGTAGAGGGTATTGCAGATGACGTATCCTCTGTTTGGGTGGATGAATCAGATTCTGCAGGCCCCAGGTTTAAAGTGTAATTAAACGACATTTCCTAAAATATAAATATGATATAATATTACATACTCTTACTATACAGGGAAAGAGTTTAGGAAAGCATTGCACTGAAATGCTTCAAATGTCATGGCTGCACAATCTCAGGGATGAGTTTAATTGCCTGTCTAACTAGCTTTTTATAGCAGCTGTGCTGTAAACAAAATACAAATACTCGTAGGATGATCGTCAAACTTTTAAAGAAGATGataccttaagaagaagaagatattatatTTGCCATTTAAAAGTGCTATCACCTATCTCTTAACATCTTGGCTGTGTTACGAGACAAATATACCTCATAATGCACTAACAGTTGGCTGCGTCAATTGTATTGTAACGCACTATGGCAAAGGTTCACTACAGGACATATATGCCTCGTAACGCACTCAAGGTAAGTTTATAAATATCTGTAAATGCAACCAAtatgttaaaacttatttaaTACCAGCAAATTGTTCACTTTCTAGCATTATTGTACTAACTTTTGTTTGCGTGCAGTCGGTATTCAAATTTATCACAGTACTTAAATAATTTAGATTGAGAGCATGACTCCAGTAAAATACAGTACTTTTTCCTACTAATACAGCTCCTTCCTACTGATTATATACAAAAACAAGATAACAtcaaatatttttcgataaagtgtttcatattattgaaaatagataCTATAAAACATGCAaagaacattatttattaagtttACATGCTAAAGATCTACTTTAGAAAACTCTTGATGCCAACAATAATGTTTTTTTGCTTTGTAAGACACATTTTTATCAAACTGTCAAATTGCACTTTTCGGGTTGACTCAAATTGACAttatagaaataaattaaaagcgAAATCTTATTAAAAACTATgctaaattattaataaattgtaaaaacaaACCTGAGCTCCTCCAGTAGACCCAAGACTGTTCAAAAAAGTTTTTACTGCATCAGCGGCTCTAGACATCATACATGGTTGATTAACCTCAGTTTTTTCCTCCAATGGAGGAGGTATTAGGGAATCCTAAAAAAACATGTTATATAAGTATTATTCTACTTAACTGGCTGCAAATGTGGACATAATACTATCAAAAAActttaataaatcaaaatacaaatcAATCTGTCATAcctttacatatttatattattaaaaaaaattgacatttttcattACTTACCACTGCTTTCATCAGAAAACTCTTGTCTTCAGCCATAGTATTGTTTAAATTGATTATTAACCTACTTACAATGTGTTAATAAActttaaattcaattttttgcacaatataaGCAGTAAGGTAAGCCACCAAACTTTGAGATTTGAAAATGCTAAATTGACAGTGACAAATTGAATGGGTGCCTTCTATGTTTTTACTGTCTTTTTGCCCTTTAAGTTACTGAATACATATACATATTGTTTATATGCATATTAtgtgtttaaataataaatataaaagtaTAATATTACTTATAATCAACATATTGTGTGATTTTTTATAAAGATTCCCTAACACTGCCGAAACAGTTTCAGGTATTGAATTTATTAGATTATTTTTAGAGAATAAATcgcaaaatttataaattataataaatagtaATAGTCTCGTTTTAAAATGGACCCTCGTTTAAGCTGAGATTTGAAATATATATCCTACAAGAGTGTCTACTTACTTATAATGCATTTAAACATTGTCTGTCTGTAGTTCGATTTATATTTTTTCTGTAATTCTTGTTTAAAAATCTCATGTTTATTCaacaataattttcaaatatgtCCTCCATCTTGATTGTGCTGTCAATTCTCAACCAGTGTTGCCACATTTTCAaaacacattcttcttttttatgtGCGTCATACTTTAAGTATATTAGCGATCATCAACGCCTGTTTTACTCTGATTATTATTTATACTCTTATTTAAATAGATTTCATATGGTTTTCTAATCAGTTTTAGATTTTTATAACACTTTCTGTTATAATTTCCGACTTCTTTATTACTTTTTTAAACTTTTCTTTGTAATTTCCATGGTTGGCGAAACAAAAATTATGGCAAAATCGCCACATTTTCCACACTTTAGGTCTTTAAAtccaaaacaattttatttttagcaTTTCTGTGTACCTAGACTGTTACCCGGGGATAAGAGATTTCTTCTTATCATCGTCGAATgttctatcatcatcatcatccataagtggctcgacaatccgttgtggatcttagCCTGCACTCCTGTCGGTTCCTGACAACTTTCCTCCAGCTTCTGAGCCTTAGAATCTtcaggtcttcttccacatcattaatccatcttcttcgtggtcatcctctacttcttgtgccctctggtaTTGAAAATGTTAATTTCTTCATGTATTTCTGATCTGACattctagcaatgtgtccagcccatctaagtctctgcactttaacgaattttacaatatctggatcggtgtataactgatatacttagttcaaagttgtatcttcgacggcatagcccattttcatttatACAATCCCAAAAATCTTTttaagaatttttctctcaaaaataccgAGAAGTCTTCCATCATTGTGAGATAAGGTCCACGTTTCAGctccatatatcaaaaccggtcctattaaggtcttgtatatattgagctttactgcacgttttatatttttattttttaaatgttcctGGAGACCGTGAACAGCTCTGTTTGCTActgctatgcgtctttttatttcgtcgCGTGTCGTGTTTGTTGCGTTTACTAGCGATCCAAGGTACGTGAATTCTttgacttgctcaaaggtatggttgttaatttgaattctctgttgCATATTTagggagtttttagaaaccaacatatatttggttttttcttcgtttaccacaagtcctaattcacttgccgcATCCTCAAGCGTTGTAAAACACTCCATGTAAAACCCTGCATTTCTGCCCAttataactatatcgtcagctAATGCGAGAATTTGTGTCAATCTGTTAAAATAGTTCTattcattctaatatttaattttccgATTGCCTTTTCCATGGCAATATTAGACGCAtgtcttagaccattattaatATCAAAGAACGTAGAGTTTTCTCCTTCAATTCTAACGCACGAGCTTACATTTTGCATTGTTAGTTGCGTCAACTTAACTAACTTGGTTGGGATGCCAAAGTCTATCattgcattatacagggtgtttggtaaagaatgggccatatcTTAACTTTAGATTACTGAGGTTAAAAtcggtcgatttaagctaacttaccttagtactaaaagttgataataacctaaatacgTCAAAgttatcttttattttatttattcttgaatatttcctaactgGCAtaggataataacacgaaatttggtaaacgGGGTTTTTttggacgagaaatctaaattcgacaccaaaaatgatgtgttacccagagggcgccacatacgcctttcagcgctcatttaataggttcaatttttttttattacccactccacatactttttgaatcaaaacttgtATTCTACTGATATTTCTACTTAAAaaagtatactacattcatcttgctaaactcaaccgttttcgagataaacgcattttaaatctgcgaggcaacataattttttgcataatataatTGTaccccgaaaaataacttaaaaccataaaaatttacaaaaatgtaccGCAAATTtattcaaatggaatttgcgatgcaatgaaatgtgaactatgaaaattattatggtttcaagtttatttttcggctctaactacaatattatgcaaaaagttatgttgcatcgcagttttaaaatgcgtttatatctcgaaaaaaaattgagtttagcgagatgaatgcagtatacattttttaagtaaaaatattgagagaataaaaattttgattcaaaaagtatgtagagtgggggataaaaaaatgaacgtattaaatgagcgctgaaagatgtacgtggcgccctctgggtaatacatcattcttggtggcgaatttagatttcttatcCCAAAAAACctccgcttaccaaatttcgtatagttatcccatgcctgtcaggaaatattcaagaataaataaaataagtttaactttgacaccctgtatttcggttattatcaactttcgtactgaGGTAAATTAGCCTAAATCGACTTAAGTTAAgttcaggaatctaaggttaagctaaggcccattctttaccaaacaccctgtataatgcagtTCTCTTAACACTGCCTTAGGCTGCTTTGAAGTTGACGAAGAGATcgaatgaaatttggtaggttttaagatgtagttatttcgcattttttgacatacaattaagaattttatattctccattggcgcgcatacgggacATATTACCCGTATACGGgtattttagagcaataaataaatcgtcagtttgtaaggaaaatttcaacatccctatcttggaaacgaagtatttgcggacatacgtttataaaaaCAAACTGTCATTTCTTTTTTACCCATTAAAGTTGGTcgcacaccctgtattgatgaaaaacatggctagttgttaaagttaacaacttttttattatccaacataagcgaatgaatcgaaaaaaaaatttaagcactcatgggagtgccgacagaagtgaaaacttcttatagcatctaaattacgagctcaatgctttttccccatccgaAAAGAAGtactatacctatattatataagcgttgctatttatgtatacatatacataatatatatatatatatatatatatatatatatatatatatatatatatatatacgtacgaaatttagttcggcaaagtaatgacggtcgcaaacacaatactttttccctatatAAAAAGTGCAatacgtccctaaaaaagttttcacttcaaaaatttatttcgttaaagcaatgacggtcactaatttaatactttttccccatcgaaaaagtgcaaaacgtccctgaagcagttttcacttcaaaaattagttCCTCGAatcaatgacggtcgcgatgacggtcgctaattcaataatttttccccatctaaaaagggcacaacgtccctaaagaagttttcacttcagaaatttatttcgtcgaagcaatgacggtcgcgaggacggtcgctaattcaaactttttctccatctaaaaagagcacgatgtctctaaagaagtttttattttaaaaatttatttcgttaaagcaatgacggtcgctaatttaatacttttccccatttaaaaagggcaaaacgtctctaagaaagttttcacttcaaaacattattgcgtcgaagcaatgacggtcgctaattcaatactttttccccatctaaaaagtgcacaacctcCCTAAAgaatttttacttcaaaaatgtatttcgccgaagcgatgacggtcgctaattcaacactttttccccatttaaaaaggggcaaaacgtccctaagaaagttttcacttaccaaaattatttcgtcgaaataatgacggtcgcgatgacggtcactaattcaatatttcttccccatctaaaaagtggacaacgtccctaaagaagtgttcacttcaaaaatttatttcgtcgaagcaaagaCGATCGCGAAATCAATTCTTTTTCCCCATCCCAAAATAGattgtacatttattttaaatttaaatacttctatacaatttatatatacatacacataaaaattatacttacaaaatttatttcgtcgaagcgatgacggtcgccaaatcaATCATTTTCCCCATCCacaaataggttttacatttattttaaatttaaatacttctacacaaaatttatatatatatatatatatatatatatatatatatatatatatatatatatatatatatatatatatatacattatacatatacatacatatttataaaatatacgtacaatatttatttcaccgaagcgatgacggtcgcaatgacggtcgcactataatgcttttaccccatccaaaaagtgcgatgacggtcgcaatgacggtcgcgaattcaatgcttttaccccattcAAAAagcgcacaacgtccctaaagaagttttcacttcaaaaacaatgtgtgtgtactttgtacgcacgtaagaagttatacttctattataaaatataatctaacttcatattatgatttcaacgaaatcaatatatctatctactttaaacagttttttgtattgtatttagatattaaactaattttagaaagaacaaaaagaataccaaaagttttaaaaaaaacaaaaaaggatatgactttgtccggatttgaacaggcgacctctcgatccctaggcgaatgctctacctaTCAGCTATCACCGCTTTTGTATTCAATCGATCATTCCTCGGACacaattacaatcacggtgacagatcTACCAACAAATAcatgaaaattgtaaaattgaaattgaTAATAATGCACCTATTCAGACTTGTAAACATAATCCTAAATTACCATGGTTTGATAATgaggtttataaaaaaattaaaattcgtGATAATGCATATAAGAGTTTCAAATCATGTGGTCATGAAACACAAAAACAAGTTATGTGGAATAATTTCAAAAAACATAGAAATGATGTAGTTAGTACTTTAAAGTCCAAAAAATCTGCATACTATTATAATCAAATAGATAATTATAGATCAAATCCTAAAAAAATGTGGAAGACACTAAAAAAATTGGTcaatacaaatacaaaagataCACCTAAATGTGTTCAATTTCGATGTAACATCACTGGTGAAATAGCCGTTAAAAGAGACAGTATGGACATATCTATGGgttttaatgaatattttgttgagaGTATTTCTAGTATTGTAAGTCATGCAGATTTTTTTAATGATTGGATAAATGTAAATTGTAATCTTTATTTGTCATTTGACAATTTTGTACAATTAACTTTGAAAGAGTTAGGTTCATTTATGAATGTGTTAGATAATAAATATTCTAACTATGAAATTTTAAATGGTAGAACGTTAAAGGAAATTTATGAGACAATTGGTCACATCATACTAAACTTAATTAATACGTCACTGGATGCTGGTAAGGTGCCAAATCAGCTTAAAACTAGTACAATTATTCCTATCCAAAAGATCAGTAATACAAATAAGGCTGAGGAATTTAGACCTATTAATACATTACCGACAATTGAGAAACTCCTGGAGCTAGTTGTTTATGAGCAATTAATGGAACATGTAAAAAGGAATTCAATTTTAATGGAAAATCAATCTGGGTTTAGAAAGAACCATTCTTGTGAAACTGCATTACAACTAACAATCTGCAAGCTAAAGAATGATATAAAAGATGGTAAATATACTATTGGAGTTTTTTTGGATCTAAAAAGAGCTTTTGAAACCATTGATAGAAACATTTTATTAGCTAAAATTGAACAATATGGAGTTTCCGGTAAGGTTTTAAGTTGGTTTGAAGATTATCTAAGCAATCGCAGgcaaaaagtatgttttaataatacagtaTCGACTGAGAAAGACATTTTGGTAGGGGTACCTCAaggtagtgtccttggaccacTCCTCTTCATACTGTATACAAATGATATAGATTTGTTTTTGGATTGTGAATTTATcaatctttttgctgatgatactttGATAGCATGCAGTGATGTTAAGTTAGAGAATGCTGTAGAGAAGATGAACAGAACACTTGATCGAGTTAATAAATACCTCAACATgaataaattaaaactaaatattgataaaaccaaagctgttatttttactaCTAAATATAAGTAtagtttaataaatttaaatctgATTAATTTACACATTAACAAtgaagagatcaaaattgtaaaaacggcaaaatatttaggTTTTCAGCTTGATCACGTGCTGTCATTTGATGGGCATTTTGAgtatataagtaaaaaaatttcaaaaaaattgtacTTTTTCACCAGAGTAGCTCAAAATCTGTCTACTGAGACTAAAGTAACtgtatataatacaataatacagCCACACTTTGATTACTGTGCATCGATTGTATATTTATTCAGTCTTAATAAAATTAGTCAGttacaaaaacttcaaaatagaGGGATGCGCATCATATTAAGAACTAGTAGAATAACGCCAATATTGATTATGTTAAAATCACTTGAATGGTTGTCAGTTCGTCAACGTTTGCATTACCTAACCATGGTTTTTGTGTATAAAATATTGAAGTCGTTGGCTCCATCttactttcaaaaatatgtttctttTCAGAGAGATGTACATGATTATAATACAAGGGGTACAAATAATTTACATATTGTTGAGTTTAAAAATAGCTTTATGATGAATTCTTTAATTTGCAAAGGGTTTAGTTAGAGAATATAATGAACTACCTCTCGATTTAAGAACTTGTAGAAACATTAATACATTCAAGtacagtttaaaaaaatatattatagagaataggATGTGTTGAATGTATTTGTGTTGCCTT
Protein-coding regions in this window:
- the LOC114338514 gene encoding uncharacterized protein LOC114338514, with the protein product MAEDKSFLMKAVDSLIPPPLEEKTEVNQPCMMSRAADAVKTFLNSLGSTGGAQEMSFNYTLNLGPAESDSSTQTEDTSSAIPSTEQPVADEGANQPTKDLKE